One genomic window of Halobellus limi includes the following:
- the gghA gene encoding glucosylglycerol hydrolase, whose translation MGRDSTADRSSESTPCGLLEDQTAELLAWHRAVKSRHEDDFAAATELTGRLGAHPNDDGNAEVGFWTPDLVEAGVPESAVFLEVLTPPADLDPGATDAREVTFDRSRVPLEREGDYHWGVVAGLRPGTRERLGSLYRLTYRTREGEWETVADPLAYSVPFGPFAPAEFYDVDRLDETRADRGYFEALGTDGERVPTREDDGLPRIEPATSMLEIHPGTATDRGSLAGLADVYESIGDAQRGDGDLDAWQRNFVGYDAVQLMPVEPLTQNETSHEFWTAETATEESLTATVARPEQINWGYDIVVSAFSAPNPAVLETGRPDELVDFIAACHGLPRPIKVVFDVALGHADDRGAELLADRYVLGPGMYGKHLDYTEPTARAVFLELQRRKMDFGADGIRVDGAQDFTAYDPDTGEMYHDDDFLAEMDRVVQEVAGTEYRPWMIYEDGRPWPREDWELASSYRALTDQHPHAFQWSPVTFAHNTPALLTFWATKWWRVREIGEFGSRWITGVANHDTVRRGTQVDPTTAFTRSPINPYLGDGYPETLDEAYDNAAASMLFHAFLPGVPMDFAHANMRAPWGFVRDTDDAWNVKVVAEEANFLHWQVRESDFADDRFFERVKSLGFESLAELQTVMDALAAAVDVTDYDLTAVAAMLSALDPPLGKDDVSPADLEALADAWMRDVREFSTLDHWRDAQEEERTGFRLRTREFRQAREWLRADLRADEYFAYRHPTEGTVLYYGLRRAPPEADGDEELLFAANMEGVAVEVAPDSLAADAAADANAPSVPTAGWELALIAPGAEARPGDADGSAPAVTLDNAEAVVWRRDP comes from the coding sequence ATGGGCCGAGACTCGACCGCGGATCGGAGTTCAGAGTCGACCCCCTGCGGACTGCTCGAAGACCAGACCGCGGAACTGCTCGCGTGGCACCGGGCGGTGAAATCGCGTCACGAGGACGACTTCGCGGCCGCGACCGAACTGACGGGGCGACTGGGAGCGCACCCGAATGACGACGGCAACGCGGAAGTGGGCTTCTGGACGCCCGACCTCGTCGAGGCCGGCGTGCCCGAGTCGGCGGTGTTTCTGGAGGTACTCACGCCGCCCGCGGATCTCGATCCCGGCGCGACGGACGCCCGCGAGGTGACGTTCGACCGCTCGCGCGTTCCGCTGGAGCGCGAGGGCGACTACCACTGGGGCGTCGTGGCCGGGCTTCGACCGGGGACGCGAGAGCGCCTGGGGTCGCTCTATCGGTTGACGTACCGCACGCGGGAGGGGGAGTGGGAGACGGTCGCGGACCCGCTGGCGTACTCCGTCCCGTTCGGGCCGTTCGCGCCCGCGGAGTTCTACGACGTCGATCGGCTCGACGAGACGCGAGCGGACCGGGGCTACTTCGAGGCCCTCGGGACCGACGGAGAGCGCGTCCCGACGCGCGAGGACGACGGCCTCCCGCGGATCGAACCGGCGACGAGTATGCTCGAGATCCACCCCGGAACCGCCACGGACCGCGGGTCGCTGGCCGGCCTCGCCGACGTGTACGAGTCCATCGGCGACGCCCAGCGGGGCGACGGCGACCTCGACGCCTGGCAGCGGAACTTCGTCGGCTACGACGCCGTGCAACTGATGCCGGTCGAACCGCTCACCCAGAACGAGACGTCCCACGAGTTCTGGACGGCCGAGACGGCGACAGAGGAGTCGCTGACGGCGACCGTCGCACGGCCCGAGCAGATAAACTGGGGGTACGACATCGTCGTCTCGGCGTTTTCGGCGCCGAACCCGGCGGTACTGGAGACCGGACGCCCGGACGAACTTGTCGACTTCATCGCCGCCTGTCACGGGCTTCCGCGGCCGATCAAGGTCGTCTTCGACGTCGCGCTCGGTCACGCCGACGACCGGGGGGCGGAACTGCTCGCCGACCGCTACGTCCTCGGCCCCGGGATGTACGGCAAGCACCTCGATTACACCGAGCCGACCGCCCGCGCCGTCTTCTTGGAACTCCAGCGTCGGAAGATGGACTTCGGCGCGGACGGGATCAGGGTCGACGGAGCGCAGGACTTCACCGCTTACGACCCCGACACGGGCGAGATGTACCACGACGACGACTTCCTCGCGGAGATGGACCGGGTCGTCCAGGAGGTCGCCGGCACGGAGTACCGACCGTGGATGATCTACGAGGACGGCCGGCCGTGGCCCCGCGAGGACTGGGAGTTGGCCTCGTCGTACCGCGCGCTGACCGACCAGCACCCCCACGCGTTCCAGTGGTCGCCGGTCACGTTCGCGCACAACACGCCCGCGCTCCTCACCTTCTGGGCGACGAAGTGGTGGCGCGTCCGCGAGATCGGCGAGTTCGGCAGCCGCTGGATCACCGGCGTCGCGAACCACGACACCGTCCGCCGCGGCACGCAGGTCGATCCGACGACCGCGTTCACCCGCTCACCGATCAACCCCTACCTGGGCGACGGGTACCCCGAAACCCTCGACGAGGCCTACGACAACGCCGCCGCGTCGATGCTGTTTCACGCCTTCCTCCCGGGCGTCCCGATGGATTTCGCCCACGCGAACATGCGTGCGCCCTGGGGGTTCGTCCGCGACACCGACGACGCGTGGAACGTCAAGGTCGTCGCCGAGGAGGCGAACTTCCTCCACTGGCAGGTGCGGGAGTCGGACTTCGCCGACGACCGGTTCTTCGAGCGGGTGAAGTCGCTGGGCTTCGAGTCGCTCGCCGAACTCCAGACGGTGATGGACGCGCTGGCGGCGGCGGTCGACGTCACCGACTACGACCTGACGGCGGTTGCGGCGATGCTGTCGGCGCTGGATCCGCCGCTCGGGAAGGACGACGTCTCCCCCGCGGACCTCGAAGCCCTCGCCGACGCGTGGATGCGGGACGTCCGCGAGTTCTCGACGCTCGACCACTGGCGGGACGCGCAGGAGGAAGAGCGGACCGGGTTCCGCCTGCGGACCCGGGAGTTCCGCCAGGCGCGCGAGTGGCTCCGCGCGGACCTCCGGGCGGACGAGTACTTCGCCTACCGGCACCCGACGGAGGGGACCGTGCTCTACTACGGCCTCCGCCGAGCGCCGCCCGAGGCAGACGGCGACGAGGAACTCCTGTTCGCGGCGAATATGGAGGGCGTCGCGGTCGAGGTCGCCCCCGATTCGCTCGCGGCCGACGCGGCGGCGGACGCGAACGCCCCGTCGGTCCCGACGGCGGGGTGGGAACTCGCGCTGATCGCACCGGGGGCCGAGGCGCGCCCCGGCGACGCGGACGGGTCGGCCCCCGCGGTGACGCTCGACAACGCCGAGGCGGTCGTCTGGCGGCGGGACCCCTGA
- the malA gene encoding alpha-amylase MalA, with protein sequence MDHPGPPRFVAVGESVQLAPRDPDPDATYDWRVRSAPASSTIEFPERKAVVEFVPDAAGTYQFELTAPDQTHRLTVRAFPGELAPAGRTAGASGASGYSGRGSGSARPPAESGGVSGSGSGTHSEGGGSGRPRIQLRGSIEGDELVVRADPQPHPDSDTDRDEVVVEFLLDDRDDVDPDEIQTEGWELRIPTSAVGDRVRVHAVAVADAYSVPDTIEFVREALPDGSGPGNAFATAEEAHAPDGGAVRETGFEVVRPNDPPEWATEVTLYEIYVRGFAGGTEEGEASVFEQIEARLDYLADLGVDCLWLTPVLENDHAPHGYNITDFFSIADDLGDREDYERFVEAAHDRGMKVLFDLVLNHSARDHPFYQDAYKNPDSEYYDWYDWREDGEPETYFDWEYIANWNFENLAVRRHLLDAVDTWFEVADGFRCDMAWAVPDTFWRELRDRVKARDPDFLLLDETIPYIADFHDGMFDMHFDTTLYFTLRQVGRGDAPAESIVDAVEQRTAVGFPPHAAFMLYIENHDETRYLVECGDDAAMAAAGALVTLPGVPMLYGGQELGQRGRRDAIAWDDAREEFREHYARLVALREEVPALGPDGSIARVDHETDTDRAVAFARERDGETYVCALNFGASSATVTLDGLDVDATDLVSGESLSTADGLEVDDVAVFRTA encoded by the coding sequence ATGGACCATCCAGGCCCCCCCCGGTTCGTCGCCGTCGGCGAATCCGTCCAGCTCGCGCCCCGCGACCCCGACCCGGACGCGACCTACGACTGGCGGGTACGGAGCGCGCCGGCGAGCAGCACGATCGAATTTCCCGAACGCAAGGCGGTGGTGGAGTTCGTCCCCGACGCGGCGGGTACCTACCAGTTCGAGCTCACCGCGCCGGATCAGACCCACAGACTCACCGTCAGGGCGTTCCCGGGCGAGCTCGCACCCGCGGGGCGGACCGCCGGCGCGAGCGGCGCGAGCGGCTACAGCGGCCGGGGGAGCGGATCGGCTCGGCCGCCGGCGGAGAGCGGCGGCGTCTCGGGCTCGGGGTCGGGCACCCACTCCGAGGGCGGCGGCAGCGGTCGACCGCGGATACAGCTCCGCGGATCGATCGAGGGCGACGAACTCGTCGTCCGGGCCGACCCGCAACCGCACCCCGACAGCGACACCGACCGCGACGAGGTCGTCGTCGAGTTCCTGCTCGACGACCGCGACGACGTCGACCCGGACGAAATCCAGACCGAGGGCTGGGAGCTTCGGATCCCGACCTCGGCGGTGGGCGACCGCGTGCGGGTCCACGCCGTCGCGGTCGCGGACGCCTACAGCGTCCCCGACACGATCGAGTTCGTCCGTGAGGCCCTCCCGGACGGGAGCGGCCCGGGAAACGCGTTCGCCACCGCCGAGGAGGCCCACGCCCCGGACGGCGGCGCGGTCCGGGAGACGGGATTCGAGGTCGTCCGCCCGAACGACCCCCCGGAGTGGGCGACGGAGGTCACGCTCTATGAGATCTACGTCCGCGGGTTCGCGGGCGGGACGGAGGAGGGCGAGGCGTCCGTCTTCGAGCAGATCGAGGCGCGGCTCGACTACCTGGCGGACCTCGGCGTCGACTGCCTGTGGCTGACGCCCGTGCTCGAAAACGACCACGCGCCGCACGGCTACAACATCACGGACTTCTTCAGCATCGCCGACGACCTCGGCGATCGCGAGGACTACGAGCGGTTCGTCGAGGCCGCACACGACCGCGGGATGAAGGTGCTCTTCGACCTCGTGTTGAACCACTCTGCGCGCGACCACCCGTTCTACCAGGACGCCTACAAGAACCCCGACTCGGAGTACTACGACTGGTACGACTGGCGGGAGGACGGCGAACCGGAGACGTACTTCGACTGGGAGTACATCGCCAACTGGAACTTCGAGAACCTCGCCGTCCGCCGGCACCTCCTCGACGCCGTGGACACGTGGTTCGAGGTCGCAGACGGCTTCCGGTGCGACATGGCGTGGGCCGTCCCCGACACGTTCTGGCGGGAACTCCGCGACCGCGTGAAGGCCCGCGATCCCGACTTCCTCCTCCTCGACGAGACCATCCCGTACATCGCGGACTTCCACGACGGGATGTTCGACATGCACTTCGACACCACGCTGTACTTCACGCTGCGGCAGGTCGGCCGCGGCGACGCCCCCGCCGAGTCGATCGTCGACGCCGTCGAACAGCGCACCGCGGTCGGCTTCCCGCCGCACGCGGCGTTCATGCTCTACATCGAGAACCACGACGAGACGCGCTACCTCGTCGAGTGCGGCGACGACGCCGCGATGGCCGCGGCGGGCGCGCTCGTGACCCTCCCGGGCGTGCCGATGCTCTACGGCGGTCAGGAACTCGGCCAGCGGGGTCGCCGGGACGCCATCGCCTGGGACGACGCCCGCGAGGAGTTCCGCGAGCACTACGCGCGACTCGTCGCGCTCCGCGAGGAGGTCCCCGCGCTCGGCCCCGACGGCTCGATAGCGCGCGTCGACCACGAGACCGACACCGACCGCGCGGTCGCCTTCGCGAGGGAACGCGACGGCGAGACCTACGTCTGCGCGCTGAACTTCGGCGCGTCGTCGGCGACGGTGACGCTCGATGGACTGGACGTCGACGCCACCGACCTCGTCTCGGGCGAGTCGCTCTCGACCGCCGACGGCCTCGAAGTCGACGACGTCGCGGTCTTCCGGACGGCCTGA
- a CDS encoding glycoside hydrolase family 15 protein, translated as MRLRTVLNEYKRDRDGRFPGELPTTEGALSGHGDRLVHVGKHGSLRDYSSALSGLYGIDRSRFAIEADGEIRWFDDLEPVRQHYYRETSLVETEYDAESYTVHQYDLTLGRAHVTHVELRGAIPTDAHLTAFLTLAPEGRETQVGRLIHDEGGPNDTQAVEVFHRNEHDYVTASTGIDDVRGQVPERFEEMLSADAFDFPRDAVLERYEDTHLSGDIVVSAPLEQEGRGVQTTLVTQVSDHDEVDRETALADLRNCALSHTSAADIRAAARERAEIVVPEGTPRQQSVRSDLRALSLLTAPSGAHIAGPEFDPFYTHTGGYGYTWFRDEAESARHLLRSDDALGLDATSRLTKVGSFFCETQLDDGSWPHRVWAIDGSLAPGWANARIEDSEDPEYQADQTASVVTYLATLLSERRSDLTAEQRSRFRSAVEDGIDALDDDLEADGLPTTCQNAWENMVGRFVHTAATFLQAYATVAEAPVGDALAEHAASQAESVFEGLDRLWDDEYEVYALRVRDGGLDSRLDSGSFALVEAFAAYDEISALDGLSPGAVSRLERHMETALEDLYRESDDGEVAGLIRFEGDYWRSADQDDEKVWSVSTAWGANAAAELAALLDDHGRSSAAETFLEHATRLYDLLGRDGSFCSGAGYLAEQTFDDGTRDSATPLAWSHAMRLRATGTLASSDALPAPKPAPSGPAGRPRWTTGEKYGVGTVADHTAEDPSRVWFTLTEGSLTEVRFPRVDLMNLRTFDFLVVDTGDGADYTARTHNETRRDDDADTIERRAEIVDDDALLFRHVISETGDGRGHEWTLTAEYVTDPEHDALLVDVAFEAADDNEYELYAVADTSLTNTGSTDRGLRLGGSAGYQLVARDASAYDQGEDVEPLLIDEDGTEYSVAAAMAAAGRFDWATVGVAGSEYLAELFTDGIEPTPVDSVDDESVVLVGRIGSGSAVDQHLALGFAEDADTAAALGEAAGALSRGYETVRRDYVGSWDDFLADKELPASVLDDESLAKQYKTCLMSLRAVEDKTFLGAGIASPSVPWGEAVTAEEAKGYGYNFVWSRDLYQVFTVFEAVGDLETARLALEYIYRYQQDDRGFIPQNTYLNGRARWGGEQMDNISFPQVMAWMLRQRGVGFADAEYGYQNVKRSADYVARNGPPTAQERWEEEAGYSPSSIAAEIAGLACAADIASDEGESADALIWQSLADDWTDRVEEWTATETGTERHTNTPYYVRITRDGDPDAGHLRTLANNGPTLDEREIIDAGFLELTRLGIKPADDEVIRNSIAEVDGTLRVDTPHGPAFYRYNGDGYGERAVDEEGAPWSIESKGKGRLWPIFTGERGEYELLYGTDEEALEPGNLLETMAGFANSGRMLSEQVWDREHSTEYNWAFGEGTGAATPLAWSMAQFVRLAHSIDAGRPVEMPSVLRERYVEGDRPEGPRLQVSTRFKGDELVVSGRTDAAVVAVKTPSETALVDPVEGSFETSLDIEHGENQITVAAASDEELQSAGTSVTRFTL; from the coding sequence ATGAGACTACGGACCGTGCTGAACGAATATAAGCGCGACCGAGACGGGCGGTTTCCCGGGGAACTGCCCACGACCGAGGGCGCGCTCTCCGGGCACGGCGACCGGCTCGTTCACGTCGGGAAACACGGATCACTGCGGGACTACTCGTCTGCGCTGTCGGGGCTGTACGGGATCGACCGTTCCAGATTCGCGATCGAAGCCGACGGCGAGATCCGCTGGTTCGACGACCTCGAACCGGTCAGACAGCACTACTACCGCGAGACGAGCCTCGTCGAAACCGAATACGACGCCGAATCGTACACCGTCCACCAGTACGACCTCACGCTCGGTCGGGCCCACGTCACCCACGTCGAACTCCGCGGGGCGATTCCGACCGACGCCCACCTGACTGCGTTCTTGACCCTCGCGCCCGAGGGCCGCGAGACGCAGGTCGGCCGGCTCATCCACGATGAGGGCGGCCCGAACGACACGCAGGCCGTCGAGGTGTTCCACCGGAACGAGCACGACTACGTCACCGCCTCGACCGGGATCGACGACGTTCGCGGTCAGGTCCCCGAGCGGTTCGAGGAGATGCTCTCGGCGGACGCCTTCGACTTCCCGCGCGACGCCGTCCTCGAACGGTACGAGGACACCCACCTCAGCGGCGACATCGTCGTCTCCGCGCCGCTGGAACAGGAGGGCCGCGGTGTCCAGACGACGCTCGTCACGCAGGTGTCCGACCACGACGAGGTGGACCGCGAGACCGCACTGGCCGACCTCCGGAACTGCGCGCTCTCGCACACGAGTGCGGCAGACATTCGAGCGGCCGCACGGGAGCGAGCGGAGATCGTCGTCCCCGAGGGGACGCCCCGCCAGCAGTCGGTCCGTTCGGACCTGCGCGCGCTCTCGCTGCTGACCGCACCGTCGGGGGCACACATCGCCGGCCCCGAGTTCGATCCGTTCTACACCCACACCGGTGGCTACGGCTACACCTGGTTCCGCGACGAGGCCGAGAGCGCGCGGCACCTGCTGCGAAGCGACGACGCGCTCGGACTGGACGCGACCTCGCGGCTCACGAAGGTCGGGTCGTTCTTCTGTGAGACCCAGCTCGACGACGGGTCGTGGCCCCACCGCGTGTGGGCGATCGACGGCTCGCTGGCGCCCGGCTGGGCGAACGCGCGGATCGAGGACTCGGAGGACCCCGAGTACCAGGCCGATCAGACCGCCAGCGTCGTCACCTACCTCGCGACGCTGCTGTCCGAGCGACGGTCCGACCTCACCGCCGAACAGCGGAGTCGGTTCCGCAGCGCCGTCGAGGACGGCATCGACGCGCTCGACGACGACCTCGAAGCCGACGGGCTTCCGACGACGTGTCAGAACGCCTGGGAGAACATGGTCGGTCGCTTCGTCCACACCGCCGCGACGTTCCTGCAGGCGTACGCGACGGTCGCCGAGGCGCCCGTCGGCGACGCGCTGGCGGAGCACGCGGCCTCCCAAGCGGAGTCGGTCTTCGAGGGACTCGATCGGCTCTGGGACGACGAGTACGAGGTGTACGCGCTTCGGGTGCGCGACGGCGGCCTCGACTCGCGGCTCGATTCGGGGTCGTTCGCCCTCGTCGAGGCGTTCGCCGCCTACGACGAGATCAGCGCGCTCGACGGACTCTCTCCGGGGGCGGTGTCGCGGCTCGAGCGCCATATGGAGACGGCGCTCGAGGACCTCTACCGCGAGTCCGACGACGGCGAGGTCGCGGGCCTGATTCGGTTCGAGGGCGACTACTGGCGAAGCGCCGACCAGGACGACGAGAAGGTGTGGTCGGTCTCGACCGCCTGGGGCGCGAACGCCGCCGCCGAGCTGGCGGCGCTGCTCGACGATCACGGGCGTTCGAGCGCGGCGGAGACCTTCCTCGAACACGCGACGAGGCTGTACGACTTACTGGGCCGCGACGGCTCGTTCTGCTCCGGGGCGGGGTACCTCGCCGAGCAGACGTTCGACGACGGCACGCGCGACAGCGCGACCCCGCTCGCGTGGTCGCACGCGATGCGCCTCAGGGCCACGGGGACCCTCGCGTCCTCCGACGCGCTGCCGGCACCGAAGCCCGCGCCCTCCGGCCCCGCCGGTCGACCCCGGTGGACGACGGGCGAAAAGTACGGCGTCGGGACGGTCGCCGACCACACGGCAGAGGACCCCTCGCGGGTCTGGTTCACGCTCACGGAGGGCTCGCTGACGGAGGTCCGGTTCCCGCGGGTCGACCTGATGAACCTCCGGACGTTCGACTTCCTGGTGGTCGACACCGGCGACGGCGCGGACTACACGGCGCGGACGCACAACGAGACGCGCCGCGACGACGACGCCGACACGATCGAGCGCCGGGCCGAGATCGTCGACGACGACGCCCTGTTGTTCCGACACGTGATCTCCGAGACCGGCGACGGCCGGGGTCACGAGTGGACGCTGACCGCGGAGTACGTGACCGATCCCGAACACGACGCGCTGCTCGTCGACGTCGCGTTCGAGGCCGCCGACGACAACGAGTACGAACTGTACGCCGTCGCCGACACCTCGCTCACCAACACCGGGTCGACCGACCGCGGCCTCCGACTCGGCGGATCCGCGGGGTATCAACTCGTCGCTCGCGACGCCAGCGCGTACGATCAGGGCGAGGACGTCGAACCGCTGCTCATCGACGAGGACGGCACCGAATACAGCGTCGCGGCCGCGATGGCCGCGGCGGGCCGCTTCGACTGGGCGACCGTCGGCGTCGCCGGATCGGAGTACCTCGCGGAGCTGTTCACGGACGGTATCGAACCCACGCCGGTCGACAGCGTCGACGACGAGAGCGTCGTGCTCGTCGGCCGGATCGGGTCCGGATCGGCGGTCGACCAGCACCTGGCCCTCGGGTTCGCCGAGGACGCCGATACGGCGGCCGCGCTCGGCGAGGCCGCCGGCGCACTCAGCCGCGGCTACGAGACGGTCCGCCGCGACTACGTCGGCTCCTGGGACGACTTCCTCGCCGATAAGGAGCTTCCGGCGTCGGTCCTCGACGACGAGTCCCTCGCGAAGCAGTACAAGACCTGTCTGATGTCGCTGCGCGCGGTCGAGGACAAGACGTTCCTGGGCGCCGGGATCGCCTCGCCGTCGGTGCCGTGGGGCGAGGCCGTCACCGCCGAGGAGGCGAAGGGCTACGGCTACAACTTCGTCTGGTCGCGCGACCTCTATCAGGTGTTCACGGTCTTCGAGGCGGTCGGAGACCTCGAGACGGCGCGCCTGGCGCTGGAGTACATCTACCGCTATCAGCAGGACGACCGCGGGTTCATCCCGCAGAACACCTACCTGAACGGGCGGGCCCGGTGGGGCGGCGAACAGATGGACAACATCTCGTTCCCGCAGGTGATGGCGTGGATGCTCCGGCAGCGCGGAGTCGGCTTCGCGGACGCCGAGTACGGCTACCAGAACGTCAAGCGGTCGGCGGACTACGTCGCGCGCAACGGCCCGCCGACCGCCCAGGAGCGCTGGGAGGAGGAGGCCGGCTACTCGCCGTCGTCGATCGCCGCCGAGATCGCCGGACTGGCCTGCGCGGCTGACATCGCGAGCGACGAGGGAGAGTCCGCCGACGCGCTCATCTGGCAGTCGCTGGCCGACGACTGGACCGACCGCGTCGAGGAGTGGACCGCGACCGAGACGGGGACGGAACGGCACACCAACACGCCGTACTACGTCCGGATCACCCGCGACGGCGATCCCGACGCCGGCCACCTGCGGACGCTCGCGAACAACGGACCGACGCTCGACGAGCGGGAGATCATCGACGCCGGCTTCCTCGAACTCACCCGACTCGGCATCAAGCCCGCCGACGACGAGGTGATCCGCAACTCGATCGCGGAGGTCGACGGGACGCTCCGCGTCGACACGCCGCACGGGCCTGCCTTCTACCGCTACAACGGCGACGGGTACGGCGAGCGCGCGGTCGACGAGGAGGGTGCGCCCTGGTCGATCGAGTCGAAGGGGAAGGGACGCCTCTGGCCGATCTTCACGGGCGAACGCGGCGAGTACGAACTGCTCTACGGGACCGACGAGGAGGCGCTCGAACCGGGGAACCTGCTGGAGACGATGGCCGGGTTCGCCAACTCCGGTCGGATGCTCTCCGAGCAGGTCTGGGACCGCGAGCACAGCACGGAGTACAACTGGGCGTTCGGCGAGGGCACCGGGGCGGCGACGCCGCTCGCGTGGTCGATGGCCCAGTTCGTCAGGCTGGCGCACAGCATCGACGCCGGCCGGCCGGTCGAGATGCCGTCGGTCCTGCGCGAGCGATACGTCGAGGGCGACCGCCCGGAGGGTCCGCGACTGCAGGTCAGTACCCGGTTCAAGGGCGACGAACTCGTCGTCTCGGGACGGACGGACGCCGCCGTCGTCGCGGTCAAGACGCCCTCGGAGACGGCGCTCGTCGACCCCGTCGAGGGGTCCTTCGAGACGTCGCTCGACATCGAACACGGGGAGAACCAGATCACCGTCGCGGCCGCCAGCGACGAGGAGTTGCAATCGGCCGGGACGAGCGTGACGCGCTTCACGCTGTGA
- a CDS encoding IS6 family transposase: MPKTAPLTECTEWIDLEFVERERTPREIIEKGIRHHLAGLSLSNTVILLEDLGVDRSRVAVHNWVQKADLQPADGESPDRVAVDQKAIRINDEQYWLYAAVDPETNSILHSRLFPTYTIAIAREFLTELAEKHDVEDALFLVNDADDLIGGLRRENYSYRVEQHGFRNSVERIFREVQRRTSSFSNCFSHVDPPTAETWLQAHAVWWNHT; encoded by the coding sequence ATGCCGAAAACCGCCCCCCTCACCGAGTGTACCGAGTGGATCGACTTGGAGTTTGTGGAGCGAGAGCGGACACCCCGCGAGATCATTGAAAAAGGTATTCGCCACCATCTCGCAGGACTATCACTTTCGAATACAGTTATTCTTCTTGAGGATTTGGGTGTTGATCGAAGTCGTGTCGCTGTTCACAATTGGGTACAGAAAGCCGATCTACAGCCAGCTGACGGTGAGAGCCCGGATCGCGTTGCGGTCGATCAGAAAGCGATCCGGATCAACGACGAGCAGTACTGGCTGTACGCTGCGGTCGATCCTGAGACGAACAGTATCCTTCATTCACGGCTGTTTCCGACGTATACGATCGCGATCGCACGAGAGTTTCTCACTGAATTAGCTGAGAAACACGATGTCGAAGACGCGCTGTTTCTCGTCAATGATGCAGACGATTTGATCGGTGGTCTCCGCCGCGAAAACTACAGCTATCGCGTCGAACAACACGGCTTCAGAAATTCTGTCGAACGTATTTTTAGAGAAGTACAACGACGAACCTCTTCGTTTTCAAACTGTTTCAGCCACGTCGATCCACCGACCGCGGAAACGTGGTTGCAAGCCCACGCCGTCTGGTGGAATCATACTTAA